Proteins encoded in a region of the Sphingomonas jaspsi DSM 18422 genome:
- a CDS encoding NAD(P)-binding domain-containing protein: protein MAGLGKMGGPMASRLIDAGVDPMLWTRDPAKLAPFRERGARIAATNTELFAANDIVLLMLANDDAADAVLEMEGGGSRLGLSGKLVVNMGTGAPQRSLDRETAVTSAGGAYVEAPVSGSRAPAEQGQLVAMVAGGSEAQRRSVRSLVEPMCSASFDAGAIPGALTLKLAVNLFLITTVAGLAEAFHLGERLGIEPGLLRDVIAAGPMASAVSTGKSDKIVAADFTPQAAIRDVHMNCRLVAEAARGAGAMTPLLDDSLTLFADRERRGDGALDMASVVRSFEQQEANGAAACVERQLDAYNRRDLDAFLACWADDAVIRAADGTILACGKEAIAERHRRRFADQRLSALLIHRSSAGSVVVDQERVFRTGADGRLEDVEVVGVYDVIDGKISAARFSEGGRRPIGE from the coding sequence ATGGCGGGGCTCGGAAAGATGGGCGGTCCGATGGCGTCCCGTTTGATCGACGCCGGGGTCGACCCGATGCTGTGGACCCGCGACCCGGCCAAGCTCGCACCGTTCCGCGAGCGCGGCGCGAGGATTGCCGCTACCAACACAGAACTGTTCGCCGCCAACGACATCGTCTTGCTGATGCTGGCCAATGACGATGCCGCCGACGCGGTGCTGGAAATGGAAGGCGGCGGATCGCGCTTAGGTCTGTCGGGCAAGCTGGTTGTGAACATGGGTACCGGGGCGCCGCAGCGCTCGCTCGATCGCGAAACCGCGGTAACATCGGCTGGCGGGGCCTATGTCGAAGCCCCGGTTTCCGGGTCCCGCGCGCCCGCCGAACAGGGACAGCTGGTGGCCATGGTCGCGGGCGGATCCGAAGCGCAGCGTCGGTCCGTCCGCTCGCTGGTCGAACCGATGTGCAGCGCCAGCTTCGACGCCGGCGCCATCCCGGGCGCGCTGACGCTCAAGCTGGCCGTCAACTTGTTCCTGATCACGACCGTCGCCGGGTTGGCCGAGGCGTTCCACCTCGGCGAACGGTTGGGCATCGAGCCCGGCCTGCTGCGCGACGTGATTGCCGCCGGACCGATGGCCAGCGCGGTCTCCACTGGCAAGTCCGACAAGATCGTCGCGGCCGACTTTACCCCGCAAGCGGCCATCCGGGACGTGCATATGAACTGCCGATTGGTGGCAGAGGCTGCACGCGGCGCTGGCGCAATGACGCCGCTGCTCGACGACAGCCTGACCCTGTTCGCGGACCGCGAGCGGCGGGGCGACGGCGCGCTCGACATGGCGTCGGTTGTCCGGTCGTTCGAGCAGCAGGAAGCGAACGGCGCAGCCGCTTGCGTCGAACGGCAACTGGACGCCTACAACCGCCGCGACCTCGACGCATTTCTCGCTTGCTGGGCAGACGATGCGGTCATACGCGCCGCCGACGGGACCATCCTGGCATGTGGCAAAGAAGCGATCGCGGAACGTCATCGTCGCCGCTTCGCTGACCAGCGCCTGTCTGCCCTCCTCATCCATCGCTCTTCCGCAGGGTCGGTGGTGGTCGACCAGGAACGGGTGTTCCGCACCGGCGCCGACGGCCGGCTTGAGGATGTCGAAGTGGTCGGCGTCTACGACGTGATCGATGGGAAAATCAGCGCGGCGCGGTTCAGCGAAGGCGGCCGCCGACCGATTGGCGAATGA
- a CDS encoding NADP-dependent oxidoreductase, whose protein sequence is MAKAWHLMQRPNGMPTTSDVALKDTELAPLSDGMVHVRNRWLSVDPYMRGRMNDVKSYVPAFGIDEPMTGGAIGEVVESRDPSLHPGDMVLHMAGWRDEVVEPAKHFNKLPPIPGVEPQAFLGNLGLTGGTAYFGLLEAASAKEGDVVFVSAAAGAVGSAVVQIAKAKGMKVIGSAGGKDKCDFVYSLGADAVVDYKAGPVLKQLAAAAQAIEAKGIDVYFDNVGGEHLDAALALGNQNARFAICGMIEGYNTGEPTKLRYLMRLIAMRIRMQGFIYTDYMGQMGDFYRDMGAMIATGQVKSRDTVVDGLDQTFDAFLGLFSGKNTGKMLVRL, encoded by the coding sequence ATGGCCAAAGCCTGGCACCTGATGCAGCGTCCCAACGGCATGCCGACCACGAGCGACGTCGCGCTCAAGGACACCGAGCTTGCGCCGCTAAGCGACGGGATGGTCCATGTCCGCAACCGCTGGCTGTCGGTCGATCCTTACATGCGCGGCCGCATGAACGACGTGAAAAGCTATGTCCCCGCCTTCGGAATCGACGAGCCGATGACCGGCGGCGCGATCGGCGAAGTCGTCGAAAGCCGCGACCCGTCGCTGCACCCGGGCGACATGGTCCTGCACATGGCCGGATGGCGGGACGAGGTGGTCGAGCCGGCTAAGCATTTCAACAAGCTGCCGCCCATCCCCGGCGTCGAACCGCAGGCCTTCCTTGGCAACCTCGGCCTGACTGGCGGCACGGCCTATTTCGGCCTGCTCGAAGCCGCCAGCGCCAAGGAAGGCGATGTCGTGTTCGTCTCCGCGGCGGCGGGCGCGGTCGGTTCTGCCGTGGTCCAGATCGCCAAGGCCAAGGGCATGAAGGTCATCGGTTCGGCCGGCGGCAAGGATAAATGCGACTTCGTCTATTCGCTCGGCGCCGACGCCGTGGTCGATTACAAGGCCGGGCCGGTGCTTAAGCAGCTTGCCGCCGCGGCGCAGGCGATCGAGGCCAAGGGCATCGACGTCTATTTCGACAATGTCGGCGGCGAACATCTCGACGCCGCGCTGGCGCTGGGCAACCAGAATGCGCGTTTCGCGATCTGCGGCATGATCGAGGGCTACAACACGGGCGAGCCGACCAAGCTGCGCTACCTGATGCGCCTGATCGCCATGCGCATCCGCATGCAGGGCTTCATCTACACCGACTATATGGGCCAGATGGGCGATTTCTACCGCGACATGGGCGCGATGATCGCCACCGGCCAAGTCAAGTCGCGCGACACGGTGGTCGACGGCCTCGACCAGACCTTCGACGCGTTCCTTGGCCTGTTCAGCGGCAAGAACACGGGCAAGATGCTGGTGCGCCTGTAA
- a CDS encoding acyl-CoA thioesterase domain-containing protein, whose translation MSVHASLAPNLDVGSPFVELRGAFVATTRASGPWSPGHCHGGAVAALAVRAAAGVATRATMALARLTIDLLAPVPVGKPILPRIRVDKDGSKLQRLVVALDVDGRTMAIASLLRVRTTGCPPYRAKVDWVDETAAEIGTLGGFSGQFETVSEQGGIGMVGPGRVWFRMRAPLVEGGPYIAEEAAAAIADFTSAIGMSRPYQLYEFPSVDLSVGLSRAPLGEWIRIDAFNSDGDEGRAACYSTLSDCYGPFAHVVQTSFVERRS comes from the coding sequence ATGAGTGTGCATGCATCGCTGGCCCCAAACCTGGACGTGGGCTCGCCGTTCGTGGAATTGCGCGGCGCCTTCGTCGCGACGACGAGGGCGTCCGGACCATGGTCGCCGGGTCATTGCCACGGCGGCGCAGTCGCGGCGCTTGCAGTTCGCGCGGCCGCTGGTGTCGCAACTCGCGCGACGATGGCCTTGGCCCGGTTGACGATCGACCTGCTCGCGCCGGTCCCGGTAGGCAAGCCGATCCTGCCCCGCATCCGCGTCGACAAGGACGGCAGCAAGCTGCAGCGGCTGGTTGTTGCGCTGGATGTCGATGGCCGCACGATGGCCATCGCCAGCCTGCTTCGCGTTCGCACGACCGGCTGCCCCCCATACCGCGCGAAGGTCGACTGGGTTGACGAAACGGCTGCGGAAATCGGCACGCTCGGCGGATTCTCCGGCCAGTTCGAAACCGTGTCGGAACAGGGCGGGATCGGGATGGTCGGGCCGGGACGGGTCTGGTTCCGGATGCGCGCACCGCTGGTCGAGGGCGGCCCCTATATCGCGGAAGAGGCGGCAGCCGCGATCGCCGACTTCACCAGCGCGATCGGCATGAGCCGACCCTATCAGCTTTATGAATTCCCTTCGGTCGACCTCAGCGTCGGCCTGTCGCGCGCGCCGCTCGGCGAGTGGATCCGTATCGATGCATTCAACAGCGACGGCGATGAGGGCCGCGCCGCCTGCTATTCGACCTTGTCAGACTGCTACGGTCCCTTTGCCCATGTGGTTCAGACCAGCTTTGTCGAGCGCCGGTCGTGA
- a CDS encoding EamA family transporter yields the protein MSETPTDAGPLSGRDRILALSIVLIWASNFVALRWGLDQMSPLALCFWRFLLSFFPACLFVRIPRVDWKLAIGFGVLTGLGQFGALAAAIQGHISAGLASALVQIQAVINVALAGFILHERVTRAQIAGCLLSLVGLGIFMVRPEANATPLGLLLVVIAAVSWATCNALIKAGGYRGDLLQFLVWTSPIAMLSLGALELLVDGPRQMLIPLTHPTMNLWAIIAWQAFANTLYGYAVWNFLIRRYSLGRIGPLTLLVPIVAMALTAMLLGERVSQVQLLAALTILSGVAVPVVAPRLLKAGSVQVALPRS from the coding sequence ATGTCTGAGACGCCAACCGACGCCGGTCCGCTATCGGGTCGGGACCGCATTCTCGCCCTGTCCATTGTCCTCATCTGGGCGTCAAATTTTGTCGCCTTACGCTGGGGACTCGACCAGATGTCGCCGCTGGCGCTATGCTTCTGGCGGTTCCTCCTCTCGTTTTTCCCCGCCTGCCTGTTCGTTCGCATTCCAAGGGTGGACTGGAAACTCGCGATCGGGTTCGGCGTGCTCACCGGCCTTGGACAATTCGGGGCGCTCGCAGCCGCGATCCAGGGCCATATCAGCGCGGGGCTGGCCTCGGCCCTCGTCCAGATCCAGGCGGTCATCAATGTCGCGCTCGCCGGCTTCATCCTGCACGAGCGGGTGACGCGGGCCCAGATCGCCGGCTGCCTGTTGTCGCTGGTTGGCTTAGGCATTTTCATGGTCCGGCCCGAGGCGAATGCGACACCGCTCGGGCTGCTGCTGGTTGTCATCGCCGCGGTTTCGTGGGCGACGTGCAACGCATTGATCAAGGCCGGCGGGTACCGCGGAGACCTGCTGCAATTCCTGGTCTGGACCAGCCCGATCGCCATGCTGTCGCTCGGCGCGCTCGAACTGCTGGTCGACGGCCCCCGGCAAATGCTGATTCCACTCACGCATCCGACGATGAACCTCTGGGCGATCATTGCGTGGCAGGCCTTCGCCAACACACTCTACGGTTATGCCGTGTGGAATTTCCTGATCCGCCGATACTCGCTCGGCCGCATCGGGCCCCTCACCTTGCTGGTGCCCATCGTGGCCATGGCGTTGACCGCGATGTTGTTGGGCGAACGCGTGTCGCAGGTGCAACTGCTGGCCGCGCTGACGATCCTTTCGGGGGTAGCAGTCCCTGTGGTCGCTCCACGTCTACTGAAAGCCGGGAGCGTCCAAGTTGCGCTGCCGCGTTCCTAG
- a CDS encoding GlxA family transcriptional regulator — protein sequence MTIVEVLVLEGAMASSTAITLDVLTVANNQARRAGRPLPFAVRLWGDGKDCFSPFVTNPAPANLPADLLIVPAQGLTKADDIAARLDDEDVKSASEHIRRVGATGARIASSCTGTLLLAKSGLLDGRRATTSWWLAPLFQKLFPQVSLDTRDVVASDGPFITAGAAMAQMDVMVGLVARYAGAQVADGCVRIMLLDERRSQTPYMAVTMMAATDDRIADAVAWAMTRLEDGVGVNDLASRAAMSPRTFARHVQRSTGLSPVGLLQKIRVERAIELLETTRLPFEEIAIQVGYAEASTLRTLIRRLTGVRPRDVRARALPLAA from the coding sequence ATGACCATTGTGGAAGTGCTGGTATTGGAGGGTGCGATGGCGTCGAGCACTGCGATCACGCTCGACGTCCTGACGGTGGCCAACAATCAGGCCCGGCGCGCGGGACGGCCTTTGCCCTTTGCGGTAAGGTTATGGGGTGACGGGAAGGACTGTTTCAGCCCGTTCGTTACCAACCCAGCGCCGGCCAACCTGCCGGCCGATCTGCTGATCGTCCCGGCGCAGGGGTTAACCAAGGCCGACGACATTGCCGCCCGCCTGGATGACGAAGATGTGAAGTCCGCTTCCGAGCATATCCGTCGGGTCGGCGCGACCGGCGCGCGTATCGCGAGCAGCTGTACCGGCACCCTGCTGCTTGCCAAGTCGGGTTTGCTGGACGGACGAAGGGCGACGACGTCCTGGTGGCTGGCTCCGCTGTTCCAGAAGCTGTTTCCGCAGGTCTCGCTCGACACGCGCGATGTGGTCGCGAGCGACGGACCCTTCATTACGGCCGGCGCGGCCATGGCGCAGATGGATGTGATGGTCGGGCTGGTTGCCCGCTATGCCGGGGCGCAGGTTGCCGACGGCTGCGTCAGGATCATGCTGCTCGACGAGCGGCGGTCGCAGACACCCTATATGGCTGTGACGATGATGGCCGCGACCGACGACCGGATTGCCGACGCGGTGGCATGGGCGATGACGCGGCTTGAAGACGGGGTCGGCGTCAACGACCTCGCATCGCGCGCCGCCATGTCGCCGCGCACCTTTGCCCGCCATGTGCAACGGTCGACCGGCCTGTCGCCGGTCGGGCTGCTCCAGAAGATCAGGGTCGAACGGGCGATCGAACTGCTCGAAACCACGCGCCTTCCGTTCGAGGAAATTGCGATCCAGGTCGGCTATGCCGAGGCATCGACGTTGCGCACCCTCATTCGGCGCCTGACCGGCGTTCGGCCGCGCGATGTCCGCGCACGGGCGTTGCCGCTGGCGGCTTGA
- a CDS encoding dienelactone hydrolase family protein, whose amino-acid sequence MVWRDDDLADFDARRCTFEGKEKTVYVSGSGPAVLVMAEMPGVGPQVIRFARWVRDAGLTVYLPSLFGRDGAVPDAEEAATIFRAACISAEFRALGGGQSSPVANWLRALAREAHHECGGRGVGAIGMCFTGNFAVTLLLEPSVIAAVLAQPALPLDNPAGIEASAQELEAVRQRIERDDIEIPAYRFAGDHFCRAERFAAYAEALGPHFKPHVLADDSANSDVPPFTANFVPTPHSVFTAHLIDAAGEPTAAARDAVVAYFRDRLLG is encoded by the coding sequence ATGGTCTGGCGTGATGACGACCTTGCAGATTTTGACGCGCGACGTTGCACATTCGAAGGCAAGGAAAAGACGGTCTATGTCTCGGGCAGCGGCCCGGCGGTCCTCGTCATGGCCGAAATGCCGGGTGTCGGTCCGCAGGTCATCCGCTTCGCGCGTTGGGTCCGCGATGCCGGGCTGACAGTTTATCTTCCGTCGCTATTCGGTCGCGACGGGGCCGTTCCCGACGCCGAGGAGGCCGCGACCATCTTCCGTGCCGCCTGCATCAGCGCCGAATTTCGTGCCTTGGGCGGCGGACAGTCGAGCCCCGTCGCCAATTGGCTGCGCGCCTTGGCCCGGGAGGCGCACCACGAATGCGGCGGCCGGGGGGTCGGCGCGATCGGCATGTGTTTCACCGGCAATTTCGCCGTCACGCTGTTGCTCGAACCCTCGGTTATCGCGGCCGTGCTGGCGCAACCGGCATTGCCGCTCGACAATCCGGCGGGGATCGAGGCCTCAGCGCAGGAGCTCGAGGCCGTCCGTCAGCGGATCGAGCGCGACGACATTGAAATCCCTGCCTATCGCTTCGCCGGCGACCATTTCTGCCGAGCCGAGCGCTTCGCTGCCTATGCCGAGGCACTCGGCCCGCATTTTAAGCCGCACGTCCTGGCCGATGACAGCGCCAATTCGGATGTGCCCCCGTTCACGGCCAATTTCGTGCCCACGCCCCACAGCGTCTTTACCGCCCACCTGATCGATGCGGCCGGCGAGCCCACCGCCGCCGCGCGCGATGCAGTAGTCGCCTATTTCCGTGACAGGCTGCTGGGGTGA
- a CDS encoding cupin domain-containing protein → MKLPIVASKVLPRTGSNYPAPFAERVAGREKRALGGLFGITAFGVNLTTLPPGAQSALRHRHTVQEEFVFILSGEVTLLHDDGETLCTEGMCVGFVPGGTAHCLVNRSEADATYLEVGDRRPGDRGDYPDDDLVAIHDGVGWTFTHRDGTPYQ, encoded by the coding sequence GTGAAGCTTCCGATCGTCGCTTCGAAGGTGCTGCCCCGCACCGGCAGCAACTATCCCGCACCGTTCGCCGAGCGCGTGGCTGGCCGCGAAAAACGCGCGCTTGGCGGCCTGTTTGGGATCACGGCATTCGGGGTCAACCTGACGACCCTGCCGCCCGGCGCGCAGTCGGCGCTGCGCCACCGCCACACGGTCCAGGAGGAATTCGTCTTCATCCTGTCCGGCGAAGTGACGCTCCTGCACGATGATGGCGAAACATTGTGTACCGAAGGCATGTGCGTCGGTTTCGTGCCCGGCGGCACCGCCCATTGCCTCGTCAATCGGTCTGAGGCTGATGCGACTTATCTGGAAGTTGGCGACCGCCGCCCGGGCGATCGCGGCGACTATCCCGACGACGACCTCGTTGCCATTCACGACGGTGTCGGCTGGACCTTCACCCATCGCGATGGGACACCCTATCAATGA
- a CDS encoding nuclear transport factor 2 family protein encodes MNLAPPFEAFAHEWINAFNSHELDRIIALYADDVRLTSPLYLRYTAGASATVQGIEPLRSYFGSALQRYPDLRFTLLDVATGVDGPCIRYHSNVGDHVAMEAFSLDRERRIVRVWCHYV; translated from the coding sequence ATGAATCTTGCACCGCCATTCGAAGCCTTTGCGCATGAATGGATCAACGCCTTCAATAGCCATGAACTTGACCGGATCATCGCCCTGTATGCCGATGATGTCCGCCTGACCTCGCCGCTTTACCTCCGTTATACCGCGGGTGCTTCGGCCACGGTGCAAGGCATTGAGCCGCTACGTAGCTATTTCGGTTCCGCGCTGCAGCGTTATCCCGACCTTCGCTTTACCCTGCTTGACGTCGCGACGGGTGTCGACGGGCCATGTATCCGCTATCACAGCAACGTCGGCGACCATGTGGCAATGGAAGCGTTCTCGCTCGACCGCGAAAGACGGATAGTCCGGGTTTGGTGCCACTATGTCTGA